GTTTCTGTGAATTGAATAAAATGTGTGAAAGCTATTTTTTTAAAAATGGAATGTTATAAAATGTTTGTAATTTTAATTTAATAAAATAAATTTTTTTTTTTTAATGTATTGAATATAAATGGATATATGTTAATTACTATTTATAAATAAAAATAATATTTTTAACCTAAGAACCTTCGAAAAGTTCTATTGATAATGTAGTATTTTAGTTAAGTATCTTACAAAACTTCTTAGACTAAAAATAGTCATTAAATATTCTAAGATGTTTGCTAAGAGTTGCCATTGATAATGTTGCTCTTATAGCCCCTAAATAAGAAACGTTCTTTCACATTTAACATATTTTTCTTTTTTTTATGCTAATAATATTAAGAGACTGAGGTAAGCAACGGCGATAATGATGCTCTAAGGCTATGAAATTTAATATTGTATCCAAACCATTTGATGTTGGAATACTATATAAATGTTATTTTCACAATTGTTCATGAGCATGAAAAGAAGTGTTAATGAATGAAGTGTTAATGAATGAATTAAGTCTTACATAGGTAGTTAGAGAGTTAATAGACTAATATATACTCTTTCCGTTTCATTTTAGTTGTCGTTTTAGGTTTATACACACAGATTAAAAAAATATATGATTTTATATATTTTCAAAATTAAAACACAATTATCTATACACTTAACCATATTTTCAACTAATAGAAAAAATAAAGTAGAGAATTTTATTAATAAATTTTGCACTAAAACTCTAAAACGACACTTATTTTGAAACAAAAAAAAAATTCTACAATGACAGTTAAATCGAAACGGAGGGAGTAAAATGTTAAGTTTAATCTATTTATCGTAATTATTTTAATTTTGAAGTCCATATAAATCTGAAGTTATCACTGAACACAAAACAATATCCTCGATAATTTGCTTTCTTTTAATTTTGGCAAACCAATAGACTACTTGAAATTTCAAATACACGTTACATAACAACTCTTCTTTTGGTGTCACCTACATAAAGAGAAAAGAATGACAACTCATTTCTACTGAATAGGAGAAAACTAAAAGTTGGTTTGTTAGAAAATATATCTAAAATAACACTGGTGGAATTTGATATGTGAAATTAACATGGTTAACTACTTAACAACTATTAATAGTTGGATCAGAACATACACTACAAGAAAACAGCGGCATACTGAGGGGAAAAATCGTCGGTATGTCGTCGGAATAACGCTATTCCGACGACATACCGACGAAAAAAATCCTCGGAAATTCATCTTTCCTAGGAAATCCCTCGGAAATTTCCGACGGAATTCCGAGGAAACCCGATTTCCTCGGAATTTCCGAGGACCACAAGTTCGTCGGAAATTCCTCGGAATATTCCGAGGAANNNNNNNNNNNNNNNNNNNNNNNNNNNNNNNNNNNNNNNNNNNNNNNNNNNNNNNNNNNNNNNNNNNNNNNNNNNNNNNNNNNNNNNNNNNNNNNNNNNNNNNNNNNNNNNNNNNNNNNNNNNNNNNNNNNNNNNNNNNNNNNNNNNNNNNNNNNNNNNNNNNNNNNNNNNNNNNNNNNNNNNNNNNNNNNNNNNNNNNNNNNNNNNNNNNNNNNNNNNNNNNNNNNNNNNNNNNNNNNNNNNNNNNNNNNNNNNNNNNNNNNNNNNNNNNNNNNNNNNNNNNNNNNNNNNNNNNNNNNNNNNNNNNNNNNNNNNNNNNNNNNNNNNNNNNNNNNNNNNNNNNNNNNNNNNNNNNNNNNNNNNNNNNNNNNNNNNNNNNNNNNNNNNNNNNNNNNNNNNNNNNNNNNNNNNNNNNNNNNNNNNNNNNNNNNNNNNNNNNNNNNNNNNNNNNNNNNNNNNNNNNNNNNNNNNNNNNNNNNNNNNNNNNNNNNNNNNNNNNNNNNNNNNNNNNNNNNNNNNNNNNNNNNNNNNNNNNNNNNNNNNNNNNNNNNNNNNNNNNNNNNNNNNNNNNNNNNNNNNNNNNNNNNNNNNNNNNNNNNNNNNNNNNNNNNNNNNNNNNNNNNNNNNNNNNNNNNNNNNNNNNNNNNNNNNNNNNNNNNNNNNNNNNNNNNNNNNNNNNNNNNNNNNNNNNNNNNNNNNNNNNNNNNNNNNNNNNNNNNNNNNNNNNNNNNNNNNNNNNNNNNNNNNNNNNNNNNNNNNNNNNNNNNNNNNNNNNNNNNNNNNNNNNNNNNNNNNNNNNNNNNNNNNNNNNNNNNNNNNNNNNNNNNNNNNNNNNNNNNNNNNNNNNNNNNNNNNNNNNNNNNNNNNNNNNNNNNNNNNNNNNNNNNNNNNNNNNNNNNNNNNNNNNNNNNNNNNNNNNNNNNNNNNNNNNNNNNNNNNNNNNNNNNNNNNNNNNNNNNNNNNNNNNNNNNNNNNNNNNNNNNNNNNNNNNNNNNNNNNNNNNNNNNNNNNNNNNNNNNNNNNNNNNNNNNNNNNNNNNNNNNNNNNNNNNNNNNNNNNNNNNNNNNNNNNNNNNNNNNNNNNNNNNNNNNNNNNNNNNNNNNNNNNNNNNNNNNNNNNNNNNNNNNNNNNNNNNNNNNNNNNNNNNNNNNNNNNNNNNNNNNNNNNNNNNNNNNNNNNNNNNNNNNNNNNNNNNNNNNNNNNNNNNNNNNNNNNNNNNNNNNNNNNNNNNNNNNNNNNNNNNNNNNNNNNNNNNNNNNNNNNNNNNNNNNNNNNNNNNNNNNNNNNNNNNNNNNNNNNNNNNNNNNNNNNNNNNNNNNNNNNNNNNNNNNNNNNNNNNNNNNNNNNNNNNNNNNNNNNNNNNNNNNNNNNNNNNNNNNNNNNNNNNNNNNNNNNNNNNNNNNNNNNNNNNNNNNNNNNNNNNNNNNNNNNNNNNNNNNNNNNNNNNNNNNNNNNNNNNNNNNNNNNNNNNNNNNNNNNNNNNNNNNNNNNNNNNNNNNNNNNNNNNNNNNNNNNNNNNNNNNNNNNNNNNNNNNNNNNNNNNNNNNNNNNNNNNNNNNNNNNNNNNNNNNNNNNNNNNNNNNNNNNNNNNNNNNNNNNNNNNNNNNNNNNNNNNNNNNNNNNNNNNNNNNNNNNNNNNNNNNNNNNNNNNNNNNNNNNNNNNNNNNNNNNNNNNNNNNNNNNNNNNNNNNNNNNNNNNNNNNNNNNNNNNNNNNNNNNNNNNNNNNNNNNNNNNNNNNNNNNNNNNNNNNNNNNNNNNNNNNNNNNNNNNNNNNNNNNNNNNNNNNNNNNNNNNNNNNNNNNNNNNNNNNNNNNNNNNNNNNNNNNNNNNNNNNNNNNNNNNNNNNNNNNNNNNNNNNNNNNNNNNNNNNNNNNNNNNNNNNNNNNNNNNNNNNNNNNNNNNNNNNNNNNNNNNNNNNNNNNNNNNNNNNNNNNNNATTTATGTCCAAAAACGCATCGATCGATCACTAGTTCGTCGGAATTTCCTCGGAATTTTGTTAAATCCCTATACTATTTCCTTGGAATTCATCGGTCTTTTCCGAGGAACACACTTTTCCTCGGAATTTCCTCGGAATATTCCGACGGATTGATATTTCCTCGGAATTCCATCGGGATATTCCGAGGAAATTCCTCGGGAAATTCCGAGGATTTCATTTTCCGTCGGAATGTCCGTCAGAATACCGATGTTTTCTTGTAGTGATATAGTTTAGTAGTTTGTACTAGTATTGGCACTATGTCACCGTCCATCCAAATTTGAACTTGCGTATGTTATTGTTAACAAAAGAAAACGTTAAATAATTTTAAATATGCGCCATCCGGTCCTAGGATCTAACTATTTTGAGTTTAGTTACTTTAGTCACGGTTTAAATATTCTGTTTAGGTGTTTGGTGGTAAACAGATTTATATAGTAGAGTCGTAGACGCTTATTAAAGTAAAACATTAGCCGATGCACTAAAACGTATATATAATCCGTTGCATAGTTCTCTAACTCTTTATGTTCGATTTTCTCAGCGAACGAATGTTTTCAGTGTAAAACCAGTAACAGTGGTTACATATATATATATATATATATATATCCTGGATTCCCCAACACTCTATTAAATCACTAATATTACAGAAGAATAATACTCTAATTGTTTTCTGCTGTTTTTTAAGTGCATATATAACACGAGGAGTTTTGGCAGGTCACCTACAAAAACAGTCAGAATATTTCAAATTCCCAACCAAACAGAATATTATTAAATAAATATTAAAATATAGATATTTTGAAATGTTGGAATCGTAATAATTTTCAACAAATGTGGTAGTGCTCAAGATGGACCCGACCCATCCAGCATTTTCCTAGCATCTTCCATAACCCTTTCAACACACGAGAGTATTAAGAACTTAAGATCATTTGACAGTAAAATAGTATAAATAGGAAGGTGAGGCTCTTTTCCATGCAGAGAAAACAAGAAAGACAACTTACTTCGATTCTTCTTTTCCCTCTCTATATTCTCTACACAAAAAGAATTGAACAATTTTACCTCAAACTCTTCGGATCATTGTTCAGCAACATGTATCTCCTCACAATACTTCAAGCCTTTGTGACTATAACCCTAGTGATGCTTCTCAAAAAACTGATCACGAGTCGAAACAAAAAGAAAATTTCTCTCCCACCAGGTCCCACCGGATGGCCAATCATCGGAATGATTCCAGCGATGCTAAAGAGCCGTCCTGTTTTCCGGTGGCTCCACAGCATCATGAAGCAGCTAAACACTGAGATAGCATGCGTGAAACTAGGAAACACTCACGTGGTCACCGTCACGTGCCCTAAGATAGCACGTGAGATACTCAAGCAACAAGACGCTCTCTTCGCCTCAAGACCTATGACTTACGCACAGAACGTCCTCTCTAACGGATACAAAACCTGCGTGATCACTCCCTTCGGTGAACAGTTCAAGAAAATGAGGAAAGTCGTGATGACGGAACTCGTTTGTCCTGCGAGACACAGGTGGCTTCATTTAAAGAGAGCAGAAGAAAACGATCATTTAACCGCTTGGTTATACAACATGGTTAAGAACTCGGGCTCGGTCGATTTTCGGTTCGTAACGAGGCATTACTGCGGAAACGCTATCAAGAAGCTTATGTTCGGAACAAGAACGTTCTCTGAGAACGCCGCACCGGACGGTGGACCGACCGCAGAGGATATCGAGCATATGGAAGCTATGTTTGAAGCATTAGGGTTTACATTCGCTTTTTGCATCTCTGACTATCTACCTATGCTCACGGGACTTGATCTTAACGGTCACGAGAAGATCATGAGAGACTCGAGTGCTATTATGGACAAGTATCACGATCCAATCATTGATGCAAGGATCAAGATGTGGAGAGAAGGAAAGAGAACTCAAATCGAGGATTTTCTAGACATTTTCATTTCGATCAAAGATGAACAAGGAAACCCATTGCTTACAGCCGATGAAATTAAACCCACCATTAAGGTAATAATCACGTTACAATTCCTTGGAAAAAAAAACAATTCTTTCAAATAATCATTTTTTAAGTTTTTGTTACAAAAATAGACATCAAAAAAGAAAATGATCAAAATAACATTTTTTTATTTTATTATTTTGAATATTTTTTTTTTATTTTTTTTTTAAATTTGAAATTTTATCCTCAAAACTCCATCTTTAACTCTAAGTCTAGATTAGTTAACCATATATTTTTACCCTTTAATAAAAATTATTTTGGTCATTTTCTTCATTGAGTGTTATTTTTGTGACAAAATTTTAAAAATGACTATCCTAGAGAATTTCTCCAAAAAAAAAATCACTTTACAATCCTTTATATATATATATATAACACAAGGTTTTAATCAGAAAATTCGTTTGTAAAATAATACTCATTCTATTTTAAATTATGCATTTTTGTGTTTTACTTAAAATGATTATATATGAATCAATTTCCGTGTGTTTAGTTGTTTTCCATAAATTTAAATTGATAATATTTGTATAAACCATTAACTTATAATCTTTTACAATTTATCATTATTAACTAATAAAAATGTAAAACATATATATCTATATAAAAAATATTTTTAGAAATTTTATTACCATTTAGCGTTAACTTTAAAATTGGAAAATATATTTATTCGAAACTATATATATTTTTCAAAGAACGAATATGTGCTTCTTGTTTGCATGAAGACTAAAAGAGCCAACTAAGTAAAATAAAAAAAACTGGGAAATACATTTTTTAAATAATACCATTTTACGTTTACTTTTTAATTGGAAAAGTAGATTTATTCAAAATGGTATTATTTTTCAAAGAACGAATATGTGCTTCCTAAAAAAATTAAGAACATATGCTTTTTGTTTGCATGAAGACTATAATAAGAGCCCAACTTAAAAAAAAAAAACTTGTTTCTGTATGATAGGAGCTTGTAATGGCGGCACCAGACAATCCATCAAACGCCGTCGAATGGGCCATGGCGGAGATGGTGAACAAACCGGAGATCCTCCGTAAAGCAATGGAAGAACTCGACAGAGTTGTCGGAAAAGAAAGACTTGTCCAAGAATCCGACATCCCAAAACTAAACTACGTCAAAGCTATCCTCCGTGAAGCTTTCCGTCTCCATCCCGTCGCCGCCTTTAACCTCCCACACGTGGCCCTTTCCGACGCAACCGTCGCCGGATATCACATCCCTAAAGGAAGTCAAGTCCTCCTTAGCCGTTATGGGCTGGGCCGTAACCCAAAAGTTTGGGCTGACCCGCTTAGCTTTAAACCAGAGAGACATCTAAACGAATGCTCGGAAGTTACTTTGACTGAGAATGATCTCCGGTTTATCTCGTTTAGTACCGGTAAAAGAGGTTGTGCTGCACCGGCTTTGGGTACGGCGTTGACGACGATGATGCTCGCGAGACTTCTTCAAGGTTTCACTTGGAAGCTACCGGAGAATGAGACACGTGTTGAGCTGATGGAGTCTAGTCATGATATGTTTCTGTGTAAGCCGTTGGTAATGGTCGGTGAGTTGAGGTTGCCTGAGCATCTTTATCCGAAGGTGAAGTGAAACGACGGCGTATATACTCTAAATAACTCTATGTACTTATATAACATCATCTAAGTTTCGTCAATCTCCGGTTACCAGAAGATAATCGGTCAATTTCTGATCGAACTTGTGTGTGGTTTTGTTTACTTTGGGGAGGTTTTGTTTCCTTTGGGGACATTTGGAAGTATTTTTTTTCTTTTAATTTTAATAAAACTTGTTTTTTTTTTTAATTAAGAAGACTATCCAATTAATGTATATCTCTCTCATCATAACAAATTGTGTGTTAATAAAGTTGAGCAAAAAAGTAAATTGAATTTCCAATCACTCAATTAATTACATATCTAAATGTACATGTAACTGTGTAAGTTAGATAAACATGAAAACATTAGAATTTATAGTAACATCTAATTATTAGAAGTTTTTAAAGTTTAATCGTTTCACTAAAATTTCACTAATGTCGAGTTCAAATTCTATTAAAATGTGATGTATTATGGATTATCCTAATTAAGACATATTAGGTGAGAAAAAATTGAAGAACAATTTATTGTTGTTTAATTGTTTTTTTAGGGTAATTGCGGTGGATAAACCAGAGAAATAAAATATATTAGCTGAATGGAAATGCTACTGTGCGAAATACTAAATCCCAGTATTAACCCTACAACCAGGAATGCATGTAGACCTGGCTGTTCTAGTTGCTGACCCTACATGTAAGAGAATAGACCCTACAACAATCTAGTTCACGCGACTGAATATGTATAGAATTGCAGTTTTCAAAACTCATTATTTCCAGAGTCTTCTTCTCTCCCATTGTTGTTTTGGTCTATTAAAAACACAATTTGGTCTATAAAAAACACAGTTTGGATCTTACATCATCGAATGTATGATGTTCTTTCCTTGTTTGAAGACCTAAATTGAAGATGTGTCCGCTCGGCTTGTCGACTCGTCCGACCCAACCGAATCGCATATTAGTGCTCCGATTCCGATCCAGAAATGATTTTCCTCCATAAAAAAACATACGAATCGACAATGAATCACGTGTCGGACGAGATGATTCAAGATATTCATTAGATTGTTGATTTCCATGTAGTTAAAAAACATTATATTTTAGATCGGAAATCTTTGCTAAGTATATATCTAACCAACTGGGTGAGTCGACTCAGTAAGTTGGTCATTTTACTGATAGCAGTTGTATCATATGCAGATTTACATCTAGATATGTTTGATGTTATTTTTTCAAACCACTGGATTGGCCGGATAAAACTTTAGTTAGCGTATAATTTATTTTCTTGCGTATTATTGTTGAGTTGGATGTATATCATGTTTTAAAAGGATGGATCTCTAGTTTTGTTATACAAGTTATTGCTACAAATTAGGGATGTTCAATCCGGTAAAACCAAACCAATTAAAACCAAACCGAACCGAAATAGAAAAAATGGTTTGAATTTGGTAGTACCGAATATACCGAATGGATGTCATTTTTAAGAAACCGTGGTATATGGATATGGTTTGGTATATAAACCGAGTAATTAAAATATAAATTATGAGTATATGTAAATTATATAATATAATTAATAATATATACCTAATTTATATTATTGGTATGATCTTCCTACTTAAATGTTTATTTTAGTTATTTAATATTTTATTTTAAGTTCAAATTTTTTTTTATCAAATTAAAAAAAAACATATTTTTTACTTTTTTGTTTGATAGTATTATGGATTACTGATACTTCTTACTTTTATTCCATAAAACTATTACTGTTATTAAATAAATATGTTTACTGATTATTTAAATAATTAAATATAAAATAGATTATTTAAAAAACAAAATATCGCCATGTTATAATTAAATTTAAAGTCGATATCTAATCTTATAAAGTAAAATTCACAAAATATTTTAAAAGATAAATATATTTACGGTTTTTTGGTATAAAACCGAATAAACCGAAAACCGACGGTATATAAACCGAACCAAACCATATTAAATATGGTTTTAATATGGTAGGTATTTTTTAAAAACCGAAACACCGAAAAACCAAAAAAACCGAACCGAAACCGAACCGATATCCGGATTGAACACCTCTACTACAAATTTAATTATCGGTAAACCTAAAATATCGGCTAAAGTTTGTTGTTTTCAATATATGTAAGATATATATTGATCGTGATAGCTGGTATTATGAGAAGTTATACGAATAATACACAAAATGATATACATTTGGGTTTCAGATTTGGTAATTAGAGTTTTGTATTATATTCAAATTTTTATATTAATTTGAGTTTAGGGTTTATATTTGGTATAATGATGCTGATGTTAGTTGGGAAAAAATGATGTCGATGTTAGCGTTGACGATATTAGGATTTATGGTTTAGGATTTTGATTTAGCAATAATGATTTTTTTACGTATGTTTAGCATTTCTGATTTATGGTTAAGAGTTTTGGGTTATAATTTAGGGTTTATTGTTTAGTTGGGTTTAGGGCCGAGGATTTACGGTTTAGTGTTTATGATTTACGGTTAAGAGTTTTGGGTTTAAGGTTTAGAGTTTTGGAGTTTTGGGTTTAGGGTTTAGTATTTATGGTTTAAATTTTAGTACTTAAGGTTTTTGGTTTTGTGTTTCGGGTTTTGTTGACGGCGTTAACGCTGGCATTTTTTCTAGTTATTATTATTTTTTAATTTTAATATGATAAGAACATAAGTGAATTTAACAATTCATCGTAGGTGAAGGCAAGTTTTATTCGTTTTTCAGCTAGTAATAAAAGACTTTTTTAGTGTTCATCTCTAAGTAAATTGTGTGTTCAACTCTAAAAATGTTAGTTAATAAAAATTTGTCAAATTATATTTTTTCTAAAAAAGTAAAAAATAATAATAATAAAAGTATTAATTGCTGAATTTTTTTTGTAACTTGTTAACGCAGTCAGCTAAACTCTAAGTCCTAAATCCTAAGATTCACCTCCTATGATTTAGGGTTTAGAATTTTGCCGATAGTGTTTAGGACTTAGGATGCTGATGGCGTAGAAGATTTATGGTTTTGCTTACAGCATTAACAACATCAATTTTTTTTTGACAAGTATTTTTCTAAGTATTTTTATTTTCATAAATAAAATATAACTTGAAAATTTTTTATTGCTATGTGATTGCACATGTTGACTCGTAAAATAACTCATAAAACAACACAAGAATTTCTCCAAACTCATAAAACAAACAAATTTAGATATGTTTCAAAGAAAAAGAAAAAGAAACTATATATTAAATCTGACACATAGTCTGACAATTGCAGACCTATCTATCCTACACGCTAAGTGACTTGGGACAAGAGGGTAACTTGGTTTTTTTTTTTTTTTTTTTTGGGTCAACTTCAACTTTCATTAACCAAATTGTGAATACCAAAGTTTTAACCTCTCAGAGATTTAAACCCCACATACAACCGCCAGATCTAGTACCACCTAGGAACACTTAGAAGGATCCTACGCTACCCAATCGAATCGACGGTGTATTTTTCACCACAACGAAACAAATTCATCCCACGACCCGAGATGAACCGCCTCTTAAACCACCTAATTCTACCTCTAACACAAGATTACAAAACTATTCCTAGGCATCTGAGACATACTAATTGAGAGTGACAAAAAAAGACCGGGCCATTGATTCCATAAGATATGAGTGTAGTGCATGATCAATCGCGTTAACACCTTAAAGGCGCATACTCTCAATTAGAAGAACCGAGTGACCAGGAACATGTAGCTTTGCAACCTTGTCGGGGAGTCGAAACCTGAAACGTCCGCACATCCCCAAAAATTTGGGTTGAAACTTCTGCAACACTTGTAGTCCAGCACCTCCAACACAGAAGAAGAAGCAAATCTACCGGGTTAAGACAACGAATCGGCAATGCGAATGATTTGCTTCAAAACATGTTGCCACCAAAACCCGAACTCTCCTGTTGACCACTCGAGAAAAGCTAAGATCTTGACACGTCCTGTCTCCGAGAACCGAAGAACAGCTTCACCTGAAGGCACTTTCAAGCTAGTGGCCTAAACTCCTCTTGTCCAAAAGAATTTCCAGCCATCCAACCGCTGACTAGGCCATAGACGACCCAACACAGATGAGGGATTTTCAGGAGCACCTGACTCATGAGCCAGTCCGGTTGACACACATCAACCGTATGCACTCCGTTCAAGCCGTTGAGAGAAAGAGATCCCACGACGTTCAATGGCGAGGATAAAGGCGATAGGCCACCAAGCACCAAGTCTGTTCCACCGCCCCTACACGCGCCTCTCACCTTTCGAAACTGAGCCACAAGCCGCTGAAACGGACCAGCTTCCAGATCTACGGGGGAGAGGACGAAAAACGAAGCCACGCGCCTCCGTCTCGGTGGAAAGAGCCAATGATTCTAAACCGGAAAATCAATCGACAGCTCTGTCCAAACCCTAAACGCCGACCCTTCATGGACTGTCCTCTTCACCTGACTTGCTTCTTTTCCAGAGTCTTGTCTTCCACCTTCTTTGCTTTGCTCCGCCGCGGTCAGAACAAGACTAAGGGTTTCCGTCGTATTCCAGAATCAAAACATATCGCCGGAAAGAGAACACTCCATGAAAGGCAAAGATAAGACAAGATGAAAAGGGTAGAGAAAGCCTCCAACGCCGGATCTGAAAACCGGACGCCGGGGGACCACCGAGAATCAAAAGTTTGTGTGACGGCTGGGAGAGAGAGAGTTGAGAGAAACTAGAAACAGAGGGTAACTTGGCTTTGCTCCACATATCCAGCTACCTAAATAAAATACATACATTCCAAAATATCTTCTTATTCATGGTTTTCTAGCTAATTAGGCTTTTTTTTTTTTTTTAGAAAAATTGTCAAATATGACTCACAACTTGATTTCAAATACAAAAATAAACCCAAACTAGAATCAAATGCAAAAGTAACGTAAAAAGCTATTGAAATTACAACCAACCCCTTGTGAACAAACAAAAAAAGCGAAACTTTTTTACGTTTCTAACTCACGTAAGTCGTCTTTCCAGACGACTTTACAGTAAGTCGTCTACTGGAAAGTCGTCTGGACTAGTTCTACTTAGAAATAATTTAAAAATTTTGTAAAAAATATTTTGATAAATGAAAAATTGAAATCATGTAATTACCATATGTTTTAAGAGAT
The DNA window shown above is from Brassica oleracea var. oleracea cultivar TO1000 chromosome C3, BOL, whole genome shotgun sequence and carries:
- the LOC106330945 gene encoding cytochrome P450 79B1-like, with the translated sequence MQRKQERQLTSILLFPLYILYTKRIEQFYLKLFGSLFSNMYLLTILQAFVTITLVMLLKKLITSRNKKKISLPPGPTGWPIIGMIPAMLKSRPVFRWLHSIMKQLNTEIACVKLGNTHVVTVTCPKIAREILKQQDALFASRPMTYAQNVLSNGYKTCVITPFGEQFKKMRKVVMTELVCPARHRWLHLKRAEENDHLTAWLYNMVKNSGSVDFRFVTRHYCGNAIKKLMFGTRTFSENAAPDGGPTAEDIEHMEAMFEALGFTFAFCISDYLPMLTGLDLNGHEKIMRDSSAIMDKYHDPIIDARIKMWREGKRTQIEDFLDIFISIKDEQGNPLLTADEIKPTIKELVMAAPDNPSNAVEWAMAEMVNKPEILRKAMEELDRVVGKERLVQESDIPKLNYVKAILREAFRLHPVAAFNLPHVALSDATVAGYHIPKGSQVLLSRYGLGRNPKVWADPLSFKPERHLNECSEVTLTENDLRFISFSTGKRGCAAPALGTALTTMMLARLLQGFTWKLPENETRVELMESSHDMFLCKPLVMVGELRLPEHLYPKVK